In the genome of Coregonus clupeaformis isolate EN_2021a chromosome 1, ASM2061545v1, whole genome shotgun sequence, one region contains:
- the LOC121579314 gene encoding E3 SUMO-protein ligase KIAA1586-like, with protein MKKGHKRRCATPVDGRHHSEGQVTMKRKGDIADFFVKRHKSGPDQAQADPTPKTSSPGSSQPGASQASQCEHREGSSLPPPDINNDWPDLWSAKQTEDFKSKNPWLGSKNKKLGCLVCSSVNSIGIDKEQGQGVSLSREWMNFEIQVSGQGSRTTSLSILRNKVRKHALSKAHTQAVKVAEQQKEAAIENAVETMTESYMKETEAVFRTAYHLAKKNRPFSDHESLIELQELNGVKMGSILHSRYSATQIIQHVASEMQSKIISSIIASSSKLAVLIDEASSLSHKAVMTVSIKASIQEESPEFIFLELVELENQRADGILQALLTCLTNAGFTEEWLHENWVTFVSDGASVMLGKKSGVATRLTLRFPKLFVWHCMNHRLELAVSDAVDEVNSVNHFKTFIQKLYSLYSVSNKNERELVNAAAEVGSQLLRIGRILDVRWVASSFRTVRAVWTSLGALVQHFKNACSDEMRSTKERQMYRGLLDRVQSPEFICDLGLMYDTLHELSLLSQELQSRSITLLRAEHLLKRSIRVIQSFKESPGEKYSEALEAKQTGEYRSIALKTNAKLKSINPGQFLQSLVNNLEKRLSFEDETIMDLSILDQSKWPSKPSIRHGEEKS; from the exons ATGAAGAAAGGACACAAGCGGCGGTGTGCCACCCCAGTTGATGGAAGACATCATTCTGAG GGACAGGTAACCATGAAAAGGAAGGGAGATATTGCAGACTTTTTTGTAAAGAGGCACAAATCAGGCCCAGATCAGGCCCAGGCAGACCCCACCCCTAAAACCAGCAGCCCTGGCAGCTCTCAACCGGGAGCTAGCCAGGCAAGTCAGTGTGAGCATAGAGAAGGATCCAGTCTACCACCACCAG ACATCAATAATGACTGGCCAGACCTGTGGAGTGCTAAACAAACAGAAGACTTCAAATCCAAGAACCCCTGGTTGGGATCCAAAAACAAAAAATTGG GATGTCTGGTCTGTAGCAGTGTGAACTCCATTGGGATCGACAAGGAGCAAGGACAAGGTGTATCGCTCTCaagagaatggatgaactttgaaATTCAAGTGTCTGGCCAGGGAAGTAGAACAACAAGTTTGTCAATCTTGAGAAATAAGGTGAGGAAACATGCGTTGTCCAAGGCCCACACTCAGGCTGTGAAGGTGGCAGagcaacagaaagaagctgccatTGAGAATGCAGTGGAGACTATGACTGAGTCCTACATGAAGGAAACTGAAGCTGTGTTTCGAACAGCCTACCATCTGGCCAAAAAGAACCGACCCTTTTCTGACCATGAGAGCCTCATTGAGCTGCAGGAACTGAATGGTGTAAAAATGGGCTCAATACTTCATTCACGTTACAGTGcaacacaaataatacaacatgTTGCTAGTGAGATGCAGAGCAAAATCATCAGTAGCATTATAGCATCATCCAGTAAGTTAGCTGTCCTAATTGACGAGGCATCTTCTTTAAGTCACAAAGCTGTCATGACAGTTTCTATTAAAGCATCAATTCAAGAAGAAAGCCCTGAGTTCATATTCCTGGAACTTGTTGAACTGGAAAATCAGAGAGCAGATGGCATATTACAGGCGTTACTCACCTGTTTAACTAATgctggctttacagaagagtggcttcATGAAAACTGGGTAACATTTGTATCTGATGGAGCCAGTGTCATGCTAGGAAAGAAGTCAGGAGTAGCAACCAGACTGACTTTGAGATTCCCAAAGCTTTTTGTATGGCACTGCATGAACCATAGACTTGAACTTGCTGTGTCAGATGCAGTTGATGAGGTAAACTCTGTCAATCACTTTAAAACTTTTATCCAGAAGCTATACTCTCTGTATAGTGTGTCAAACAAAAATGAACGTGAACTTGTTAATGCAGCAGCTGAAGTAGGCTCACAACTTCTTCGCATTGGCAGAATCTTGGATGTACGCTGGGTGGCCAGTAGCTTTCGGACTGTTCGTGCTGTTTGGACATCCCTGGGAGCTCTTGTGCAGCACTTTAAAAATGCTTGCAGTGATGAGATGAGGTCCACCAAAGAGAGGCAGATGTACAGAGGTTTGTTAGACCGTGTTCAAAGTCCAGAATTCATTTGTGACCTTGGCCTCATGTACGACACTCTCCATGAACTAAGTCTCCTGTCACAGGAGCTTCAGTCTCGTTCTATAACGCTCCTCAGAGCAGAGCATCTGCTGAAACGCTCAATCAGAGTGATCCAGTCATTCAAAGAGAGTCCAGGTGAGAAATATAGTGAGGCTTTAGAAgcaaaacagactggggagtatcGGTCTATAGCCCTGAAAACAAATGCAAAGCTGAAGTCTATCAATCCAGGCCAGTTCTTACAAAGCCTTGTGAACAATCTGGAGAAACGCTTGTCTTTTGAAGATGAGACCATCATGGACCTCAGCATCCTTGATCAGAGTAAGTGGCCATCAAAGCCCAGCATCCGCCATGGTGAAGAAAAAAGTTAA
- the LOC121569496 gene encoding zinc finger protein 2 homolog, translating into MEDSETDLTSSEQDALGADFITVELDTQPIEYVVKWAEVGSKFTISCVKKEADEGSGLNLEHVKAEPDEPFFAQYEEEFPGCEIAEQSVVVKTDDSDEDDHTEPGSSHLVPVGDGSDSGSEKGEYISPGGYYSCNYCGKCYSHSSSLSRHQQLHTGKAPPPPNKQTDIGSGEGNKYKCTQCAMRFKSRRALGTHLRTHRGMRVYPCNICGKDFNHSSSLSRHRLIHKKGKGIPSGVIPAEINYVRRPPGSRKKKKQAGEKKIPGDKKFPTEKKFPIGKNLPGEKFYACTQCDMTFKNSIGLSKHQVSHVKDLLNNYAQGKDSLTKSSDLKIRLKLCSRDKPNFYTLCKKNKRSRAAKRQRQASVSEEEEGPYACEQCDKRFSQVQSLVRHQQMHKGDKFSCSYCKKTFTRLSNLHHHERSHSTRGNYECTTCSKTFVHSSSYSRHKRQHAEEEEEARQQKGIDEMEPLDSDSE; encoded by the coding sequence ATGGAGGACTCAGAGACTGACTTGACTTCGTCTGAACAGGACGCACTTGGGGCAGACTTCATCACGGTGGAACTGGACACCCAGCCCATAGAATATGTTGTCAAGTGGGCTGAGGTCGGGTCCAAGTTCACAATATCCTGTGTGAAAAAGGAGGCGGACGAGGGGTCTGGCCTAAATCTGGAGCATGTGAAGGCAGAGCCAGATGAGCCCTTCTTTGCCCAATATGAAGAGGAGTTCCCTGGCTGTGAGATAGCAGAACAGAGTGTTGTAGTAAAGACGGACGACTCGGATGAGGATGACCACACTGAGCCAGGGAGTAGCCATTTGGTCCCTGTTGGAGATGGCTCTGATTCGGGCTCAGAGAAAGGGGAATATATCTCACCAGGGGGATACTACAGCTGCAACTACTGTGGGAAGTGCTACAGTCATTCCTCGAGCCTCTCAAGACACCAGCAATTGCATACGGGAAaggcacccccacccccaaacaagCAAACAGATATAGGGTCAGGTGAGGGGAACAAATACAAATGCACGCAGTGTGCAATGCGATTCAAAAGCAGAAGAGCTCTCGGAACTCACCTGAGAACACATCGGGGAATGCGAGTTTACCCATGCAACATCTGTGGGAAGGATTTTAACCACAGCTCCAGCTTGTCGCGTCATAGGCTCATCCACAAAAAAGGGAAGGGTATTCCCTCTGGTGTCATACCTGCTGAAATAAATTATGTCCGCCGCCCACCTGGCAGCAGGAAAAAGAAGAAGCAGGCTGGTGAGAAGAAGATCCCTGGCGACAAGAAGTTCCCTACTGAGAAGAAGTTCCCTATCGGGAAGAACCTCCCTGGAGAGAAATTCTACGCATGTACACAATGTGATATGACCTTCAAGAACTCCATTGGCCTCTCGAAACACCAGGTCTCTCATGTAAAGGACCTGCTGAATAACTATGCCCAGGGTAAAGACAGTCTCACCAAGTCCTCAGACTTGAAAATACGCCTCAAGTTGTGCTCGAGGGACAAACCCAACTTTTACACCCTCTGTAAGAAGAACAAGCGGTCAAGAGCTGCCAAGCGCCAGCGCCAAGCATCAGTCTCTGAGGAAGAGGAAGGACCATATGCATGCGAGCAGTGTGACAAGCGCTTCAGCCAAGTGCAGAGCCTCGTCAGGCACCAGCAAATGCACAAAGGAGACAAGTTCAGCTGCTCTTACTGTAAAAAGACCTTCACCAGGTTGTCCAACCTCCACCACCATGAGAGATCTCACTCCACACGGGGGAATTACGAATGCACCACCTGCAGCAAGACATTTGTGCACTCGTCCAGCTACTCCAGGCACAAGCGGCAGCacgcagaggaggaggaggaggcccgCCAGCAGAAGGGCATAGATGAGATGGAGCCACTTGATTCAGACTCTGAGTGA